One segment of Nostoc flagelliforme CCNUN1 DNA contains the following:
- a CDS encoding prohibitin family protein codes for MKKNTTFNSAGKLTALLFLITLFLTPCVIVNAGERGVLMKFGEVQNQILGEGLHLIIPVVNTVKKLSIRVQKQEISAQASSKDLQNVFTDVALNWHIIPQQANAIFQEIGDEQDVVIRIINPAVEEVLKAVMAKYTAEEIITKRGEVKGGVDDALSTRLGSYHVAVDDISLVHVHFSERFGEAVEAKQIAEQEAKQAEFIALKATKEAEAKVNLAKGEAEAHRLLRDGLTPEILQRQAIEKWNGKLPLIVSKEAPKLFNLSEILKFDKN; via the coding sequence ATGAAAAAAAATACAACTTTTAACAGTGCCGGTAAACTGACTGCTCTTTTGTTCCTGATAACTCTCTTTCTCACGCCTTGTGTAATTGTAAATGCAGGTGAACGTGGTGTCTTGATGAAATTTGGCGAAGTACAAAACCAGATATTAGGTGAAGGACTTCACTTAATTATTCCTGTAGTTAATACTGTGAAAAAGTTGAGTATTCGAGTCCAAAAGCAGGAAATTTCGGCGCAGGCTTCTTCTAAAGATTTACAAAATGTGTTCACTGATGTTGCTCTAAATTGGCATATTATTCCCCAGCAAGCAAATGCCATTTTTCAAGAAATTGGAGATGAACAAGATGTAGTTATTCGGATCATTAACCCAGCAGTTGAAGAAGTTCTAAAAGCAGTAATGGCAAAGTATACTGCTGAAGAAATTATTACTAAACGAGGGGAAGTCAAAGGTGGAGTAGATGATGCATTGTCCACACGATTGGGTAGCTATCACGTTGCAGTTGATGATATTTCTCTAGTTCATGTCCATTTTTCAGAAAGATTTGGTGAGGCAGTGGAGGCGAAACAGATTGCTGAACAGGAAGCAAAACAAGCAGAGTTTATCGCGCTAAAAGCAACAAAAGAGGCTGAGGCAAAAGTTAATTTAGCAAAAGGAGAGGCTGAGGCACACAGATTATTACGTGATGGTTTAACTCCAGAAATTCTGCAAAGGCAAGCAATAGAAAAATGGAATGGTAAGCTGCCATTAATTGTCAGTAAGGAGGCTCCAAAATTGTTTAATTTAAGTGAAATTTTAAAATTTGATAAAAATTAA
- the psb35 gene encoding photosystem II assembly protein Psb35 yields the protein MHILMQAADSIATDGTHFPFAFTLVYVVGFIAAVTIGSIAWYNSKRPAGWESKERPDFVPKVDKEETPGLGDPKS from the coding sequence ATGCATATATTGATGCAGGCAGCAGATTCAATCGCAACAGATGGGACTCATTTTCCTTTTGCTTTCACCTTGGTGTATGTCGTTGGTTTTATTGCTGCTGTAACCATTGGTTCAATAGCTTGGTACAACTCGAAACGCCCCGCAGGTTGGGAAAGCAAAGAACGTCCTGATTTTGTGCCTAAGGTTGATAAAGAAGAAACTCCGGGTCTGGGTGATCCGAAGTCATAA
- a CDS encoding transglycosylase domain-containing protein codes for MKIFPSRMKSNQATRGKPLYRRIWFWAGLGVGGGIVALIYGISLIDRTLPDQAELNAVVREQTLTIKAADGTVLQQQGETAREQLKLEQIPDNLKKAFIASEDRRFKQHNGVDPQGIARAGLNNLRSQGVVEGASTITQQLARILFLKQEQTIWRKLKEVRLAQKMENELTKDQILERYLNLVYLGGGAYGVADASWVYFSKSPDQLSLAEMATIAGLAPAPSLYAPDKNPEAAKRRRDLVLLRMQEDKIITPEQRQAAVQEPLTLKTSLPKRLEVESPYFTSYIQKELPKYVSPNVLKSEGLVVETTLNPTWQKVAEEAVAKTLRNQGRWENFKQGSMVAIDPRNGEIKAMVGGKDFGKNQFNRVTQAQRQPGSTFKGFVYATAIASGKSPYDAYEDAPFVVDGYEPKNYSERFRGSMNIRDALTRSINIIAVKVLIDVGFTPTIKLAHDMGIKSELKPTYSLALGSNEVNLLELTSAYGSFATLGLHTEPHGITRILNRQGKVIWSADFKSKRALDADSAAIMTWMLRNVVEAGTGAAAQLGNRPVAGKTGTSDEARDLWFIGYIPQMVTGVWLGNDDNRPTYGSSGSAAYTWHEFMEKAAEGMPVEKFPKRPKLEGRKGTIKAQSIKPKQVLNRSISSNDDSERESARNSEESGSSRRRRRRRSYSQEEQQSSNYTPRRRRRDRTQESTSTNSSSESSTPRRRRSRRVESDSSSPAPRRSRRSSSPTNSSGSSGSSSSQPSWRDRLRPSN; via the coding sequence ATGAAAATTTTCCCCTCTAGGATGAAGTCCAATCAGGCAACTCGTGGTAAACCACTCTATCGTCGCATCTGGTTTTGGGCAGGCTTGGGTGTAGGTGGTGGAATAGTTGCCTTGATCTACGGCATCAGTTTAATAGATCGGACTTTGCCAGATCAGGCAGAGTTGAATGCCGTGGTTAGAGAGCAAACACTGACGATCAAAGCCGCCGATGGAACTGTATTACAACAACAAGGTGAAACGGCCAGAGAACAGCTAAAGCTAGAACAAATACCAGATAATTTAAAAAAAGCTTTCATCGCCTCAGAAGATAGAAGATTTAAGCAACACAACGGAGTTGATCCACAAGGGATTGCCAGAGCGGGTTTGAATAATTTGCGATCGCAAGGTGTTGTTGAAGGTGCTAGTACCATCACCCAACAGCTAGCGCGGATTCTGTTTTTGAAACAAGAACAGACAATCTGGCGCAAACTCAAGGAAGTCCGCCTAGCACAAAAAATGGAGAATGAATTAACCAAAGATCAGATTTTAGAGCGTTACCTAAATCTGGTTTATTTGGGAGGTGGAGCTTATGGTGTGGCAGATGCATCCTGGGTATACTTTAGTAAATCACCAGACCAGCTTTCCTTAGCCGAAATGGCAACGATTGCTGGATTAGCCCCTGCTCCTAGCTTATACGCTCCAGACAAGAATCCCGAAGCTGCGAAACGGCGGCGGGACTTGGTATTGCTACGGATGCAAGAAGATAAAATAATTACGCCAGAACAAAGACAGGCAGCAGTCCAAGAACCACTAACTCTCAAAACCAGTTTACCCAAGCGACTAGAAGTAGAATCACCCTACTTTACCAGCTACATCCAAAAAGAATTGCCGAAGTATGTTTCTCCTAACGTGCTAAAAAGTGAGGGATTAGTAGTAGAAACCACGCTGAACCCGACTTGGCAGAAAGTTGCAGAAGAGGCGGTTGCCAAAACGCTGCGAAATCAAGGACGCTGGGAGAACTTTAAGCAAGGATCAATGGTAGCCATTGACCCCCGCAACGGCGAAATTAAGGCAATGGTTGGGGGAAAAGACTTTGGTAAAAACCAGTTTAATCGGGTTACTCAGGCACAACGGCAGCCAGGATCGACATTTAAAGGGTTTGTATATGCCACTGCGATCGCTAGCGGTAAAAGCCCCTACGATGCCTACGAGGATGCACCCTTTGTTGTAGACGGCTACGAACCGAAAAACTATAGTGAAAGGTTTCGGGGTTCGATGAACATCCGAGATGCCCTCACCCGCTCTATTAATATTATTGCGGTGAAGGTGTTGATTGATGTGGGATTTACGCCAACGATTAAACTTGCCCATGATATGGGAATAAAATCTGAACTCAAGCCCACGTACTCGTTGGCTCTTGGCTCAAATGAAGTCAATTTGCTGGAATTAACCAGCGCCTATGGCAGTTTTGCAACTCTTGGATTGCATACAGAACCTCATGGTATTACCCGCATCCTCAACCGCCAAGGCAAGGTGATCTGGTCAGCTGATTTTAAGTCAAAACGGGCCCTTGACGCTGACAGTGCCGCCATTATGACTTGGATGTTACGCAACGTCGTAGAAGCGGGAACTGGTGCTGCTGCTCAATTAGGTAATAGACCAGTTGCTGGCAAAACCGGCACCTCGGACGAAGCCCGTGATTTATGGTTTATTGGCTACATTCCCCAGATGGTGACAGGGGTTTGGCTAGGTAACGATGACAACCGCCCGACATACGGCAGTAGTGGTAGTGCTGCTTATACTTGGCACGAATTTATGGAAAAAGCGGCAGAAGGGATGCCTGTAGAAAAGTTTCCTAAACGTCCCAAGTTAGAAGGTCGTAAAGGCACTATCAAAGCCCAGTCAATCAAGCCCAAACAAGTGCTAAATCGTTCTATTTCCTCTAATGATGACTCAGAAAGGGAAAGTGCTAGAAATTCTGAAGAGAGTGGTTCATCTAGGAGACGTAGGCGGAGGAGGAGCTATTCTCAAGAAGAACAACAATCGAGCAATTATACCCCAAGACGGAGAAGACGCGATCGCACTCAAGAATCAACTTCCACTAACTCTTCTTCAGAGTCATCTACTCCACGGCGGCGGCGCTCTAGAAGAGTAGAATCTGATTCTTCTTCTCCCGCGCCTCGAAGAAGTCGGCGATCTTCCTCTCCGACAAATAGTTCCGGTTCTTCAGGTTCTTCATCGTCACAGCCATCTTGGCGGGATAGACTTAGACCTTCTAATTGA
- the folK gene encoding 2-amino-4-hydroxy-6-hydroxymethyldihydropteridine diphosphokinase → MLKARYAEAKPRRSAVALGSNIGDSQTILEAAIETLAQTPGIVLEARSNWYQTKAVGPPQPDYLNGCVILQVEILPQQLLETLLAIEQQFGRVRQERWGPRILDLDLLLFDDIILDTPNLQIPHPRMRDRAFVLVPLAEIAPDWIEPVSGYVIKELLKEVDCSDVHLLMGN, encoded by the coding sequence ATGCTTAAGGCGAGGTACGCCGAAGCAAAGCCAAGAAGAAGCGCCGTTGCCCTTGGTAGTAATATCGGCGATTCACAAACAATTTTAGAAGCAGCTATAGAAACTTTAGCTCAAACGCCAGGTATTGTCTTAGAAGCCAGATCCAATTGGTATCAAACCAAAGCTGTGGGGCCACCACAGCCAGATTACCTAAATGGCTGCGTTATATTGCAGGTAGAAATACTACCCCAGCAGTTATTAGAAACTTTGTTAGCAATTGAACAACAATTTGGGCGTGTGCGTCAGGAACGCTGGGGGCCACGAATCCTAGATTTAGATTTGTTATTATTTGATGACATTATTCTGGATACACCAAATCTCCAGATTCCGCATCCACGAATGCGGGATCGGGCCTTTGTGTTAGTACCACTGGCAGAAATTGCCCCAGATTGGATAGAACCAGTATCCGGGTATGTTATTAAAGAACTGCTGAAAGAGGTAGACTGTTCTGATGTACATTTATTGATGGGCAATTAA
- a CDS encoding NUDIX hydrolase — MPLGRELPQLLRQRLFYKGRKFDFEVNRLRLPNKSEGEWECIRHPGGALAVPLTPEGKLVLVRQYRFAIQGRILEFPAGTVEANEAPLETIQREIEEETGYSAKKWDKLGEFFLAPGYSDEIIYAFLARDLEKLETPPPQDGDEDIETVFLTPEELEKAILEGEPVDAKSVSSFFLARPFLI; from the coding sequence ATGCCATTAGGTAGAGAATTACCACAACTACTAAGACAACGCCTGTTTTATAAAGGACGCAAATTTGATTTTGAAGTTAATCGCTTGCGTTTGCCTAATAAATCAGAAGGAGAATGGGAATGTATTCGTCACCCTGGTGGCGCTCTAGCTGTGCCGTTAACGCCAGAGGGTAAACTTGTTCTCGTGCGCCAGTACCGTTTTGCAATTCAGGGACGGATATTAGAATTTCCGGCGGGAACTGTAGAAGCAAATGAAGCACCTTTAGAAACAATACAGCGTGAGATTGAAGAAGAAACTGGCTATAGTGCCAAAAAATGGGATAAATTAGGTGAGTTTTTCTTAGCTCCCGGCTATTCTGATGAAATTATCTATGCTTTTCTGGCGCGAGATTTAGAAAAGCTGGAAACACCACCACCACAAGATGGAGACGAGGATATCGAAACTGTGTTTTTGACTCCCGAAGAATTAGAGAAAGCGATTCTGGAGGGAGAGCCGGTAGATGCTAAATCAGTTTCTAGCTTTTTTCTGGCGCGTCCGTTTTTAATTTAA
- a CDS encoding group II intron reverse transcriptase/maturase, whose amino-acid sequence MDKPNSDLVMNTEGWKTINWRQTQRYVFKLQKRIYAASRRGDVKQCRKLQKTLMRSWSNRVLAVRRVTVENQGKKTAGVDGIKSLTPKARLELAGQLNLTGKSKPTRRVWIPKPGRDEKRPLGIPVMKDKAVVQRCREIISEWLVGIGLELKPEKTRLTHTLNHELSEDGKAGFDFLGHHIQQYPAGKYRSNIDAHGNILGFNTLITPSKKASKAHQEEIGKIITKHRSSPQTALIKDLNPVIRGWTSYFSKSDIVTVGELSKQDYLTYLKLRRWAKRRCGKINDGHIKYWTSIGGNNWVFATREGTAKPLRLLNHNEFACSSTDYVKVKGDKSPYDGDTVYWSKRLGTHPQMPNRKAKLLKLQKGKCPWCGLSFQEWDVLEVDHTIPSSLGGKDEYKNLQLLHRHCHDEKTSLDRIEIRNKDRSKFREKLSQFWNKSNWEWIHDIPNFISHVVRKSDMTNG is encoded by the coding sequence ATGGATAAGCCTAATTCGGATTTAGTAATGAATACCGAGGGATGGAAAACAATCAATTGGCGACAAACTCAAAGATATGTTTTCAAGTTGCAAAAACGCATCTATGCTGCTTCCCGCCGTGGTGATGTCAAGCAATGCCGTAAACTCCAAAAGACGCTGATGAGGTCTTGGTCTAATAGGGTGTTAGCGGTACGTAGGGTAACAGTTGAAAACCAAGGTAAAAAGACGGCAGGTGTGGACGGTATTAAATCACTGACCCCAAAAGCACGTCTTGAACTGGCAGGGCAATTAAATCTAACTGGCAAATCCAAACCTACCCGTAGAGTATGGATTCCAAAACCAGGAAGAGATGAAAAACGCCCATTAGGAATACCCGTAATGAAAGATAAAGCCGTCGTCCAAAGATGCCGAGAAATAATCTCAGAATGGTTAGTTGGTATAGGACTTGAATTAAAACCAGAAAAAACTCGGCTAACTCATACACTCAACCATGAGTTAAGTGAGGATGGTAAAGCTGGATTTGACTTTCTCGGTCATCACATCCAACAATACCCCGCCGGAAAATACCGGAGTAATATAGATGCTCACGGTAACATATTAGGTTTTAACACCCTCATTACCCCATCAAAGAAGGCGAGTAAGGCTCATCAAGAGGAAATCGGGAAAATCATCACAAAACATAGGTCTTCGCCCCAAACGGCACTAATAAAAGACCTCAACCCTGTCATAAGGGGGTGGACTTCCTATTTTTCAAAATCCGATATCGTAACAGTCGGAGAACTTTCAAAACAAGATTACCTCACATACCTGAAACTTCGACGATGGGCAAAACGTCGCTGTGGAAAAATTAATGATGGACACATCAAATATTGGACTTCCATTGGCGGTAATAACTGGGTATTCGCAACCAGGGAAGGGACAGCGAAACCCCTCCGGTTACTTAATCATAATGAGTTTGCTTGCAGTAGCACTGATTATGTAAAAGTTAAAGGCGATAAAAGCCCCTACGATGGCGACACAGTTTATTGGAGTAAAAGACTAGGGACACACCCCCAAATGCCTAATCGTAAGGCTAAGTTGTTAAAACTTCAAAAGGGTAAATGTCCTTGGTGCGGCTTAAGCTTCCAAGAATGGGATGTTCTAGAAGTAGACCACACCATCCCCAGTTCACTAGGAGGCAAGGATGAGTACAAAAACCTGCAACTATTGCATCGGCATTGTCACGACGAAAAGACCTCACTTGACCGAATAGAAATTCGGAACAAAGACCGCTCAAAATTCCGAGAGAAACTTTCTCAATTTTGGAATAAATCTAACTGGGAGTGGATACATGATATTCCTAATTTCATAAGTCATGTTGTCAGGAAGTCCGATATGACAAATGGATAG